One Nocardia iowensis DNA window includes the following coding sequences:
- a CDS encoding lipid II flippase MurJ translates to MSKGPRTQEWPAPGKTEDQQQSSNARLLKDSGSIAIATLISRLTGFGKQLVLATVLGPAIASAFTSASLIPNMITELVLGAVLTAMVVPTLVRAEKEDADGGVAFVRRLVTAAFVVLATATLLATAAAPILATHVFVAADGKVNTALTTALTFLLLPAILFYGMSALFTAILNTRQVFKPGAWAPVINNVVVLVTLGLYALTPGEITLNPVRMSDPKLLVLGVGVTLGVVAQAFTLLPAIRRQGIDLRPLWGIDTRLKQFGVMGAAIILYVLISQCGLIFANHVSSAADEAGPAIYSYTWLLLQLPYGVLGVTVLTAIMPRLSRNAADGDTPAVVDDLSVATRLTMIALVPVVTFLTVAGPELGQALFGYARFAGDAQRLGYAVSWSAFALIPYALVLIHLRVFYAREQAWTPTWIILGITAVKIVLSALAPMIASNSNQVVIVLGVANGLGFAAGAAIGGYLLHRSLGDLRMSNVGRTVTRVVLSSLAGGAVMWIVDRVLGLERLTDSFGGPGSLVRVAITAIVMFTVAFGLMRLAGVPEVVGITVAISRRLGWTPPAPDLDLDGPVNDPYATQILRRPDPIPAYPAFDPYMDAQTMVLPVIRADAVDITGMGEFPYPVRQRSTSGEIAETSTYQGEGGPRVSDDAVGGVPAADSSATTAGGLSTDAPPSGGQPSDPAYVNRATGARPPDHDAGPQDQDAPGPDHPGAAPVPGTAQPGPHDRQSQLPPRDPMYDTGMIPIGSPEMPPLGGENLGSRRTPRGPKLIPGASVAGGRYRLLAGHGGARGLKFWQALDIKLDREVALTFVDADQKASDNSGHDGPQAILSRTLRLGRINSPGLARVLDVVRGSSGGIVVAEWTPGRSLREMAETVPSPIGAARAIRALASAAELAHRGGGSLSIDHPDRVRISATGDAVLAFPGTLADSDAQSDVRGLGAMLYALITARWPIRSGGVTGTAATVGGLRLADFGPDGTPVEPRQIRPEVPFEISAVAVRSLESNKGVRTAATVQHVLEQASVVDQKTDFIPVLRLGQRPQPVPDESLADPELLAAERERSQRMMWIMVGLGVLAALVVGIVIWWMVSVFAPGASDAPLNEQRNIGLTTNNSPPAATPSAAGPTTASGGVPVPVTGVSVFSPEGTPDGVGSVNAVLDQNPATMWRTDQYFQQFPALKKGVGLLATLPSPAKLTNVSINSPSAGTAVEIRTSPTASPTLDQTQLIGTAKLGDGITDIPVRTDQAARYVLVWITGLGNSGGQFQTSIADIRLDAAA, encoded by the coding sequence ATGAGCAAAGGCCCGCGCACTCAGGAGTGGCCCGCCCCCGGCAAAACCGAGGACCAGCAGCAGAGCTCGAACGCGCGCCTGCTCAAGGATTCCGGTTCGATCGCCATTGCCACGCTGATCAGTCGGCTCACCGGGTTCGGCAAGCAGCTGGTGCTGGCGACCGTGCTCGGCCCGGCCATCGCCAGCGCGTTCACCTCCGCCAGCCTGATCCCCAACATGATCACCGAACTGGTGCTCGGCGCGGTGCTCACCGCGATGGTGGTGCCGACGCTGGTGCGCGCCGAAAAGGAAGACGCCGACGGCGGCGTCGCATTCGTGCGGCGGCTCGTCACGGCGGCCTTCGTGGTCCTGGCCACCGCCACGCTGCTGGCCACCGCCGCCGCGCCGATCTTGGCAACACACGTCTTCGTGGCCGCTGACGGCAAGGTCAATACCGCGCTGACCACCGCGCTGACCTTCCTGCTTCTGCCCGCGATCCTGTTCTACGGCATGTCCGCGCTGTTCACCGCGATACTGAACACCCGGCAGGTGTTCAAACCCGGCGCGTGGGCACCGGTGATCAACAACGTCGTCGTGCTCGTCACCCTCGGCCTCTACGCCTTGACGCCGGGCGAGATCACCCTCAACCCGGTCCGGATGAGCGATCCGAAACTGCTCGTTCTCGGCGTCGGCGTCACGCTCGGCGTAGTGGCCCAGGCATTCACCTTGCTGCCCGCGATCCGTCGGCAAGGTATCGATCTGCGCCCACTGTGGGGTATCGACACCCGGCTCAAGCAATTCGGCGTCATGGGTGCCGCCATCATCCTGTACGTCCTGATCAGCCAGTGCGGCTTGATCTTCGCCAACCACGTCTCCTCGGCGGCCGACGAGGCGGGCCCGGCGATCTACTCGTACACGTGGCTGCTGCTCCAATTGCCGTATGGCGTCTTGGGCGTCACCGTGCTCACCGCGATCATGCCGCGGCTGAGCCGGAACGCCGCCGACGGCGATACCCCGGCAGTGGTCGATGACCTTTCGGTCGCCACCCGGCTGACCATGATCGCCCTGGTCCCCGTGGTCACCTTCCTGACGGTGGCGGGCCCGGAGTTGGGGCAGGCGCTGTTCGGCTATGCCCGCTTCGCGGGTGATGCGCAACGGCTCGGGTATGCGGTGAGTTGGTCGGCCTTCGCCCTGATCCCCTACGCGCTGGTGCTGATCCACTTGCGGGTGTTCTACGCCCGAGAACAGGCGTGGACACCGACCTGGATCATCCTCGGCATCACCGCGGTGAAGATCGTGCTGTCCGCATTGGCCCCGATGATCGCGAGCAACAGCAATCAGGTCGTGATCGTGCTCGGTGTCGCGAACGGCCTCGGGTTCGCCGCGGGCGCGGCGATCGGCGGATACCTGCTGCACCGCAGTCTCGGCGATCTCCGGATGTCCAACGTCGGGCGCACCGTCACCCGAGTGGTGCTCTCGTCGCTGGCCGGTGGCGCCGTCATGTGGATCGTGGACCGGGTGCTCGGGCTGGAGCGGCTGACGGATTCCTTCGGTGGCCCCGGCTCACTCGTGCGGGTGGCGATCACGGCGATCGTCATGTTCACGGTGGCCTTCGGCCTGATGCGACTGGCCGGGGTGCCCGAGGTCGTCGGCATCACCGTCGCGATCTCCCGCCGCCTCGGCTGGACCCCGCCCGCGCCGGATCTCGATCTCGACGGCCCGGTCAACGACCCATACGCAACGCAGATTCTGCGCAGGCCAGACCCGATTCCGGCGTACCCCGCGTTCGACCCGTACATGGATGCTCAGACCATGGTCCTACCCGTGATCCGAGCCGACGCCGTTGACATCACCGGCATGGGTGAGTTCCCGTACCCTGTTCGGCAGAGAAGCACAAGTGGCGAAATCGCCGAAACCTCGACATACCAGGGCGAAGGAGGACCGAGGGTGAGCGACGACGCGGTGGGCGGCGTCCCAGCCGCTGATTCTTCTGCGACCACGGCAGGCGGGCTTTCGACCGATGCTCCGCCATCCGGGGGACAGCCGTCGGATCCCGCGTACGTGAACCGTGCGACCGGCGCCCGGCCGCCGGATCACGACGCAGGTCCGCAGGATCAGGATGCGCCGGGGCCGGACCACCCGGGAGCCGCGCCGGTGCCCGGCACCGCCCAGCCTGGTCCGCACGATCGCCAGAGTCAGCTGCCACCACGCGACCCGATGTACGACACCGGGATGATCCCGATCGGGTCACCGGAGATGCCACCGCTCGGTGGCGAGAACCTGGGTTCGCGGCGAACTCCGCGCGGCCCCAAGCTCATTCCCGGCGCGTCGGTGGCCGGTGGCCGATACCGGCTGCTCGCCGGGCACGGCGGGGCGCGCGGCCTCAAGTTCTGGCAGGCCCTCGACATCAAGCTCGACCGGGAGGTCGCGCTGACCTTCGTCGACGCCGACCAGAAGGCCAGCGACAACTCCGGCCACGACGGCCCGCAGGCCATTCTGTCCCGCACGCTGCGCCTCGGCCGGATCAACTCGCCCGGCTTGGCCCGGGTACTCGATGTCGTGCGCGGCAGCTCCGGCGGCATCGTGGTGGCCGAATGGACGCCGGGTCGCTCGCTGCGCGAGATGGCCGAAACCGTGCCGTCGCCGATCGGTGCCGCCCGCGCTATCCGCGCGCTGGCCTCGGCCGCCGAACTGGCCCATCGCGGCGGCGGATCGCTGTCCATCGACCACCCGGACCGGGTGCGGATCAGCGCGACCGGCGACGCGGTGCTCGCCTTCCCCGGCACCCTGGCCGACTCGGACGCGCAGTCCGATGTGCGCGGCCTCGGTGCCATGCTCTACGCCCTGATCACCGCCCGCTGGCCGATCCGCTCCGGCGGGGTCACCGGCACTGCCGCAACTGTCGGAGGGTTGCGGCTTGCCGACTTCGGCCCGGACGGCACGCCGGTGGAACCACGCCAGATAAGACCCGAGGTGCCCTTCGAGATCTCCGCGGTCGCGGTGCGCTCGCTGGAGTCGAACAAGGGCGTACGCACCGCCGCGACCGTGCAGCACGTGCTGGAGCAGGCGTCGGTGGTGGATCAGAAGACCGATTTCATCCCGGTGCTCCGCCTCGGCCAGCGGCCGCAGCCGGTTCCCGACGAGTCGCTCGCCGACCCGGAACTGCTCGCTGCCGAACGGGAGAGATCCCAGCGGATGATGTGGATCATGGTCGGCCTCGGCGTGCTGGCCGCACTGGTGGTCGGCATCGTGATCTGGTGGATGGTGAGCGTGTTCGCGCCGGGCGCTTCGGACGCGCCGCTCAACGAGCAACGCAATATCGGTCTCACCACCAACAACAGCCCACCCGCCGCTACGCCGTCGGCCGCGGGGCCGACTACCGCCTCGGGTGGCGTGCCGGTCCCGGTAACCGGGGTATCGGTGTTCTCGCCGGAGGGCACCCCGGACGGCGTCGGCAGTGTCAACGCGGTGCTGGACCAGAACCCCGCCACGATGTGGCGCACGGACCAGTACTTCCAGCAGTTCCCGGCGCTGAAGAAGGGGGTCGGGCTGCTCGCGACGCTACCCAGCCCGGCCAAGCTGACGAACGTCTCGATCAACTCGCCGAGTGCGGGCACCGCGGTGGAGATCCGCACCTCGCCGACGGCCTCGCCGACACTGGATCAGACCCAGCTGATCGGTACGGCCAAGCTCGGTGACGGGATCACCGATATTCCGGTACGCACCGATCAAGCCGCTCGCTATGTGCTCGTCTGGATCACCGGGCTGGGGAACTCCGGTGGTCAGTTCCAAACCTCGATCGCGGATATCCGTCTCGACGCTGCGGCTTGA
- the sigM gene encoding RNA polymerase sigma factor SigM, translating to MGDDYTDVELLQAHVRGQRHAFAELLRRHNDHLWQTALRTSYTREDAADSLQDALLSAHRTAASFRAEAEVRSWLHAIVVNACLDRIRRNKIRKAVSLTPETMPEPRDDRDAVAELEMSLVVDHALFSLPPDQRTALVAIDLEGYSVAEAAAMLGVPEGTIKSRCARGRQRLQERLEFLRDPGNRK from the coding sequence GTGGGCGATGACTACACCGATGTCGAGCTGCTGCAAGCGCACGTGCGCGGTCAGCGGCACGCCTTCGCCGAGCTGCTGCGCAGGCACAACGATCATCTGTGGCAGACCGCCCTTCGCACCTCCTACACCCGAGAGGACGCGGCGGATTCGCTGCAGGACGCGCTCCTGTCGGCACACCGCACGGCGGCCTCGTTCCGGGCCGAGGCCGAGGTGCGCAGCTGGCTGCACGCGATCGTGGTGAACGCCTGCCTGGACCGGATCCGGCGCAACAAGATCCGCAAAGCCGTCTCACTGACCCCGGAGACGATGCCGGAACCACGCGATGACCGGGACGCGGTGGCCGAACTGGAGATGTCGCTCGTCGTCGATCACGCGCTGTTTTCACTGCCGCCGGACCAGCGGACCGCACTGGTTGCGATCGACCTGGAAGGGTATAGCGTGGCGGAAGCCGCCGCGATGCTCGGTGTTCCGGAGGGGACGATCAAGAGCCGCTGCGCGCGGGGCAGGCAGCGGCTACAAGAACGGCTGGAATTTCTGCGCGATCCGGGGAACCGGAAGTAG
- a CDS encoding DUF6049 family protein: protein MTQTFRHRTAIPWGLVGRRVWRHRVAIPWGVVAGRRVGLHRVAIRSGVVAGRRVGVFRIIVAVLTILGSATTLPTLLPGAAQAQPTGTGSATGPKFLKLSLDSVTPTAVTTTSDPVLTVSGTVTNIGDRRVEDISVRVQRAAAITAPSNLRAALRLDQVNYDVNGDFEEIATLLDPGDRKKFTVTIPLRGGGASATTSLDISKPGVYPLLLNVNGEPAYGTQARLDDARFLLPVLGLPPVPNSADSSETGQPVAAPTDAPVATTLLWPLADRPRLVAGHPGSADGKAELTDDELAASLGKGGRLDQLLAALESVFDTVPGRDRTLATSVCLAVDPDLLITAQAMTKGYRVLASPSDPDGATRPGTGAAQAQTWLARLRTLAGSMCTVALPFAQVDLAALAAVNDPDLSARAMNAPAEIVDSILATKSVRGVSLPDSGSIDTSAGILLRSHGFGTAVLADSAVATEGTAGTSEASQQTTSRGDTKNQPTVTQNTVNQTAEHTAPEVVRLSGVTAAVPAPAPAPPAAEPAVPNGNPAAPAVDPALHAATFDIWSATALAAVGSNPPTPSFTPAKVRYEVTNDSRAARLQDALGAISWSALNPEPNQPRSLLLVPPQQWGANKEEATALLRQIELLVRGNLAVPRPFHELVAQPPNPQPYELDYLPQAAQDAVPDRFVAPVRDQGRRISDLTRALVEVPEAEPTPRQFLDPLRDDLIRVLSLSDRRTGDATQADTFAQRRIDQTTRAMDKIYGSVTVLPPGGVYTLASEQSPLLLVARNDLPVSIRIKFLIEAPAETKITDLGEEQLPPKGTRSFQIPTEVSDSRNLVIPISLTTPDGIALGNATSVSVRSNAYGQALAIITACAGLLLFLLAGRRLWRRFRGQPDPADEGFDPSTRRRVNRYRRAKKRVIQQEHQEAQ, encoded by the coding sequence ATGACCCAGACTTTTCGGCATCGCACAGCGATTCCGTGGGGGTTGGTTGGGCGACGGGTGTGGCGGCATCGCGTAGCGATTCCGTGGGGGGTGGTGGCCGGGCGACGGGTGGGCCTGCATCGCGTAGCGATTCGGTCGGGGGTGGTGGCCGGGCGACGGGTGGGCGTGTTCCGGATCATCGTGGCGGTCCTGACCATCCTCGGTTCGGCGACGACGCTGCCGACCCTGCTGCCCGGCGCGGCGCAGGCGCAACCCACCGGCACCGGGTCGGCGACGGGACCGAAATTCCTGAAGCTGTCGCTGGATTCGGTGACGCCGACCGCGGTGACCACGACCAGCGATCCGGTCCTCACCGTCTCGGGGACGGTCACCAATATCGGTGATCGCCGGGTCGAGGACATCAGCGTCCGCGTGCAGCGTGCGGCCGCGATCACCGCGCCGAGCAACCTTCGCGCGGCCCTGCGGCTGGATCAGGTCAACTACGACGTGAACGGTGACTTCGAAGAAATCGCGACGCTACTCGATCCGGGCGATCGCAAGAAGTTCACGGTGACCATTCCCCTGCGCGGGGGTGGCGCCAGCGCGACGACCTCGCTGGATATCAGCAAGCCCGGTGTGTACCCGCTGTTGTTGAACGTGAACGGCGAACCGGCCTACGGCACCCAGGCCCGGCTCGATGACGCCAGATTCCTGCTCCCGGTGCTCGGGTTGCCGCCCGTGCCGAACAGCGCCGATTCGTCGGAGACCGGCCAACCGGTGGCCGCGCCGACCGACGCGCCGGTGGCGACGACGCTGCTGTGGCCACTGGCCGACCGGCCACGCCTGGTGGCGGGCCACCCGGGGTCGGCGGACGGGAAGGCCGAGCTCACCGATGACGAGCTGGCCGCCTCGCTCGGCAAGGGCGGCCGCCTCGACCAGTTGCTCGCCGCATTGGAGAGCGTGTTCGACACGGTGCCCGGCCGCGACCGCACCCTCGCGACCTCGGTGTGTCTCGCCGTCGACCCCGATCTGCTGATCACCGCGCAGGCAATGACCAAGGGGTACCGGGTGCTGGCCAGCCCGTCCGATCCCGACGGCGCGACCAGGCCGGGCACCGGAGCCGCGCAGGCACAGACCTGGCTGGCCCGGCTGCGCACACTGGCCGGGTCGATGTGCACGGTGGCGCTGCCGTTCGCGCAGGTCGACCTCGCGGCGCTGGCGGCGGTGAACGATCCGGATCTGTCGGCGCGGGCGATGAACGCGCCCGCCGAGATCGTCGACTCGATCCTGGCCACCAAGTCGGTGCGCGGCGTCAGCCTGCCGGATTCCGGCAGCATCGATACCAGTGCCGGAATCTTGTTGCGCAGCCATGGCTTCGGGACGGCGGTGCTCGCCGATTCCGCCGTCGCCACGGAGGGCACGGCGGGTACATCCGAGGCATCACAACAGACCACCAGCCGAGGCGACACCAAGAACCAGCCCACCGTCACGCAGAACACGGTGAACCAAACCGCCGAACACACCGCCCCGGAAGTGGTTCGGCTGTCCGGCGTCACCGCGGCCGTGCCCGCACCGGCGCCGGCGCCGCCCGCCGCCGAACCGGCCGTGCCGAACGGGAATCCGGCCGCCCCGGCCGTCGATCCGGCACTGCACGCCGCGACATTCGACATCTGGTCCGCGACGGCACTCGCCGCGGTCGGCTCGAATCCGCCGACACCGTCGTTCACGCCCGCCAAGGTTCGTTACGAGGTCACCAACGACTCCCGTGCCGCCCGGCTGCAGGACGCGCTCGGCGCGATCTCCTGGTCGGCGCTGAACCCGGAGCCGAATCAGCCGCGCTCGCTGCTGCTCGTCCCGCCGCAGCAGTGGGGTGCGAACAAAGAGGAAGCGACGGCGCTGCTGCGCCAGATCGAGCTGCTGGTGCGCGGCAACCTCGCCGTCCCGCGCCCCTTCCACGAGCTGGTCGCCCAGCCGCCGAACCCGCAACCGTACGAGCTGGACTACCTGCCGCAGGCGGCACAGGACGCCGTGCCCGACCGTTTTGTGGCGCCGGTGCGCGACCAGGGCCGCCGGATCAGCGACCTGACCCGCGCGCTCGTCGAGGTGCCGGAGGCCGAACCGACGCCACGCCAGTTCCTCGACCCACTGCGCGACGATCTGATCCGGGTGCTGAGCCTGTCCGATCGGCGGACCGGGGACGCCACGCAGGCGGACACCTTCGCGCAGCGGCGGATCGATCAGACCACGCGGGCGATGGACAAGATCTATGGTTCGGTGACCGTGCTGCCGCCCGGTGGGGTGTACACCCTCGCCTCCGAGCAGAGCCCGTTGCTGCTGGTCGCGCGCAACGATCTGCCGGTGTCCATCCGGATCAAGTTCCTGATCGAGGCACCCGCCGAGACGAAGATCACCGACCTCGGCGAGGAGCAACTGCCGCCGAAGGGGACACGCTCGTTCCAAATCCCGACCGAGGTCAGCGACAGCCGTAACCTGGTCATTCCGATTTCCCTTACCACACCCGACGGAATCGCGCTGGGTAATGCCACTTCGGTTTCGGTGCGTTCGAACGCCTATGGTCAAGCCCTGGCAATAATTACCGCATGTGCCGGATTACTGCTCTTCCTGTTGGCCGGGCGCCGCTTGTGGCGCCGGTTCCGCGGCCAACCCGATCCGGCCGACGAGGGTTTCGACCCGAGCACTCGGCGCCGGGTCAACCGGTACCGGCGTGCCAAGAAGCGAGTCATCCAGCAGGAGCATCAGGAGGCACAGTGA